Proteins encoded by one window of Macaca mulatta isolate MMU2019108-1 chromosome 10, T2T-MMU8v2.0, whole genome shotgun sequence:
- the LOC709738 gene encoding uncharacterized protein LOC709738, whose translation MHCSSSGHMANCREQPCPDCSGGCASSSAGPFQLWSVCSSCETKTLTTCLFPRASTCSFPKMMVQVTFSIVSQEKVRRPEGQALRPLLPLHSPRGGASLTDPIWSSLRLPSVHSVMLIPNRACVLVSVGDSPIPTLENCREAAISIRRMIERTAGLRGLQSPYVAFQVPDEATKAPLIKESQ comes from the coding sequence ATGCACTGTTCCAGCTCGGGCCACATGGCCAACTGTCGAGAGCAGCCCTGCCCAGACTGCAGTGGGGGCTGTGCCAGCAGCTCCGCAGGGCCCTTCCAACTCTGGAGTGTCTGTAGTTCTTGTGAAACCAAAACGTTGACTACCTGCCTCTTCCCTCGGGCATCGACGTGCTCATTTCCAAAGATGATGGTGCAGGTGACCTTTTCCATCGTGAGCCAGGAGAAGGTTAGGAGGCCTGAGGGGCAGGCGTTGcgtcccctcctccccctccatAGCCCCCGAGGTGGAGCTTCCCTCACAGACCCCATCTGGTCGAGCCTACGGCTGCCCAGTGTACACTCAGTGATGCTTATACCAAATAGGGCATGTGTGCTGGTGTCTGTTGGGGACAGCCCCATCCCTACCTTGGAGAATTGCAGAGAAGCAGCAATAAGCATTAGGCGAATGATTGAAAGGACTGCTGGGCTGAGAGGCCTTCAGTCCCCTTACGTGGCTTTCCAAGTTCCTGATGAGGCTACAAAGGCTCCACTCATAAAAGAAAGCCAATAG